TTCAGAGTATGATTTGGTTCCTGAAGATTGGGGTGGAAGTACAATTTTTGTTGCAATTTCGGCTCTTAAAAATATTGGTATTACTGAACTTCTTGATATGATTATTCTGCAATCTGAAGTAATGTTATTGAAGGCAAACCCAACTAAAAGGGCTATTGGTAGAGTACTTGATGCTAGAGTTGACTTAGGTAGAGGAGTAGTTTGTTCTGTGATAATTGAGGATGGAACCCTTTCTATAGGAGATTCTTTTGTTGGAGGAGTCTATCATGGTAAGGTGAGAGCATTAATTAATGAGAGAGGAGTAGCTGTTAAGAGCGTTGGTCCTGCAAAAGCTGTTAATGTTTTGGGTTTTTCATCAATTCCTCAGGCTGGTGATCCATTCCAGGTTACAAAGACAGAAAAAGAATCCAAATTAATTAGTTCTAAAAGACAAGATCTTAAAAAATATGAAGATGCTAAGAATGTAAAAAAAGTTACTGTATCAAATCTTTATGATTCAATTAAGGATGGAGCACTTAAGGAACTTAAGATAATTTTAAAAGCGGATGTGCAGGGCTCTGTTGAGGCTTTAAAGCATTCTCTTGAAAAATTAACTAATAATGAAATTAGAGTAAAAGTTATCCATTCATCAGTAGGAGCAATAACTGAGACTGATATTAGTTTTGCATCAGCAAGTGAAGCAATTATTATTGGTTTTCACGTACGCCCTGCAGCAAAAGCACAATTGTTAGCCGATCAAGAAAAAGTTGAAATTAGAAAATATAATATAATTTATGATGCAATTAATGATATTAAATCAGTTCTTGAAGGCATGTTAGAACCAGACATTGAACAAAAATTTATTGGATTTGCTGAAGTTCGTGCTGTTTTTAATATTTCTAAGGTTGGAGTAGTGGCTGGATGTTATGTTTCACAAGGATGCATAAAACGGGATGCCGTAACTAATGTTATGAGAGAAGGATTTCAGGTGCATTCTGGTAAAATTTCTTCATTAAGGCGAGCTAAAGAAGATGTTAAAGAAGTTAATGCGCAATATGAATGTGGAATTATGATTGATAATTATTTTGATATTAGGGAAGGAGATATAATTGAGGCATTTGAGATTAAGAAAGTGAAGAGACGCTTTGAATCTTAAGCATCTGCTTTATTGTTTTTATGTATGGAAAAAGAGATAAGAAAATCAAAACTTGAGAGTTTATTAGTTCAAGAGATTAGTAATTTAATAGTATCAAAAGGAATTAAAGATCCTAGGGTTCATGCATTTTTAACTGTTGTGAGAGTTGAAATTTCAAACGATTTAATAAATGCCAAAGTATTTATTGGTTCTATCAAAGAAGGTGCATCACTTGATAATGCTATTAAAGCATTAAATAATGCTAAGGGATTTATTCAAAGAGAAATTGTTAAACGTATTAGAGTTAGGAATACTCCAAAATTGAATTTTTTAAGAGATGATACTATTTCTAAGGCTTTTTATGTTAATAAAATAATTGAAAATTTAAGTTTTAGTGAAGAACAATAAAATTAAATGAATGGGATTATTTTACTAAATAAAAGAATTGGAATAACGTCTTGTAATACCCTCTGTCCTTTAAAGAGATATTTTTCTACAAGTCGAGTTGGACATACAGGTACTCTTGATAAGTTTGCAAGTGGTCTGTTGGTCGTTTTAGTTGGCAAATACACTAAACTTTCAAATTATATTATATCTTTAGATAAAGAATATATATCAGAGTTTGAGTTTGGAATTGAAACCGATACTCTTGATCCTAATGGTAGAGTAGTAAATACTACAAATTATATTCCAAGTTTAGAGGAATTAATCCTTGGTATTAAGTCTTTAGTAGGTGAGATTTATCAAATTCCACCTAAGTTTTCTTCAGTACATGTTAAAGGAAAAAGAGCTTATAAGTTAGCTCTTAGTGGAGAGTCTTTCAATCTTAAGTCTAGGAAAGTTAATATATATGATATTCAGATCTTGAATTATAATGTTGATTCTCGTATTTTAAAGCTACAAATAAAATGCTCTAAGGGAACTTATGTTAGAAGTATAGCAAGAGATTTGGCATTGTCTTTAGGGTCATATGCTTATGTTAAGAGCCTTGAGAGAATTAAGATTGGGGATTTTAGATTAGATAATGCTTGTTTTTGTGAAGATTTCACTAGCAATTCTTTAATGAATTTAGAATCTTTAGGGCTTTTTGAAAAATTTTATGTTGATAATAGTATGATTAAGCTTGTCAAGAATGGTGTTTATATCAATGTTATGATTAGTGTTGGTGAGTTTAAGATTTTGAAGTCTAGCAATGAAGAGATATTAGCAGTAGTTTGTGGCATTGGTTTGAATAAATATAAATATGTTATTATTTTTTGATAGTTGATTTTCGAAAAATAATTAGTAGTATAAATCTTTTTAAGAATAAGACTATTAGTTTTTATTGCAGTACTTTTTACAAGTAACAGTAAAATAGAAAATCTTTTAAAGAGAGGGTTGAGTATGCTGAAGTCACGATTGAGAATTAGCTTAATTGATTTGATTGGTATTTTATGCAACTTGGTAAAAAAGTCTTCGGTTTGTTTTTGTTATTTGAATGAAAAAATATTATAATTTACTTTGAAGATTTAATTATAGCAAAAAGGTCTATTTTAGGCTTTGCTATGATGGTATAGGAGTCACTTTTATGATTAGTAAAGAACAAAAACAAAAAATAATTACAGAGTTTGGTAAAAATCCAAATGATACAGGTTCGGTTGAAGTGCAAATAGCGTTAATTACAGATAGAATAAGGTATTTAACAGAGCATTTAAGGAGCAATAAAAAAGATCATAGCTCTAAGAGAGGTTTATTAAAGTTGGTTGGGCAGAGAAGAAATTTGTTAAGATATTATCAGAAGAAAAATTTGGAAGCTTATAGAACCTTAATAGCTAAACTTGGACTTAGAAAGTAATAAGGGGTTAATTTTGAGAAAAATTTTGAAGTTGAAAGTAGGAAGGGAAGATTTAATTTTAGAAACAGGCTTATTGGCTAAGCAAGCAAATGGTGCGGTTCTTGCTACTTATGGTGGTTCTACTGTTCTTGCTACGGTATGTTGTTCAGATTCAGCTCGTGAGAATTTGGATTTTGTTCCTTTATCTGTTGAATATAATGAAAAATATTATGCTGCTGGAAAAATTCCTGGAGGATTTATTAAAAGAGAAGGTAAACCAAAAGACAAGGAAGTACTTGTTTCTAGATTAATAGATAGACCTATGAGACCGCTTTTTGATAAGAGGTTTGGTAGAGAAATTCAGGTTGTTCCAACGACATTGTCTACAGATCAGATGAATCCCCCTGATATTGTTGGGATGAATGCTGCTTTTGCGGCAGTTTTTTTGTCAGATATTCCGTTTAATGGTCCCATTGCGGCTGTTAGAATAGCTTATTTAAATAGTGAGTTTATAGTAAATCCTTCTTTTGATGAGATACAAGATTCTATTCTAGATATTGTTGTTGCGGGTAGTTTGGATGGTATTACAATGGTTGAAGGTGGTGCTAATGAGGTTAGCGAGGAAGTGTTGCTTGCTGCAATAGATCAAGCTTATGAATATATTAAACAAATTTGTAATCTTCAAAAGGAATTTATACTTATAGTAGGTGAGAGAGAAAAATTACCACTTGCTTATGAAGAAAGAGTATTTGAATTTAAGGCTGAACTTAAAGATTTTATTTACTCTGAACTTAAAGATGCTTGTTTTGTAAAGGGGAAACTTAATAGAGATAAGGCTATAAAATTAGTTAAGCAAAAAGCCTATGAACATTTTTCTTCTGTAAGTCAGGTAGATGAAGAGAATGAAACTCTTTTTTATAAAGCTCTTGATGATTTTGAGCAAGAAATTGTTAGGAGATCAATCCTGGAAA
This portion of the Borrelia turicatae 91E135 genome encodes:
- the rbfA gene encoding 30S ribosome-binding factor RbfA, with amino-acid sequence MEKEIRKSKLESLLVQEISNLIVSKGIKDPRVHAFLTVVRVEISNDLINAKVFIGSIKEGASLDNAIKALNNAKGFIQREIVKRIRVRNTPKLNFLRDDTISKAFYVNKIIENLSFSEEQ
- the truB gene encoding tRNA pseudouridine(55) synthase TruB; this encodes MNGIILLNKRIGITSCNTLCPLKRYFSTSRVGHTGTLDKFASGLLVVLVGKYTKLSNYIISLDKEYISEFEFGIETDTLDPNGRVVNTTNYIPSLEELILGIKSLVGEIYQIPPKFSSVHVKGKRAYKLALSGESFNLKSRKVNIYDIQILNYNVDSRILKLQIKCSKGTYVRSIARDLALSLGSYAYVKSLERIKIGDFRLDNACFCEDFTSNSLMNLESLGLFEKFYVDNSMIKLVKNGVYINVMISVGEFKILKSSNEEILAVVCGIGLNKYKYVIIF
- the rpsO gene encoding 30S ribosomal protein S15 encodes the protein MISKEQKQKIITEFGKNPNDTGSVEVQIALITDRIRYLTEHLRSNKKDHSSKRGLLKLVGQRRNLLRYYQKKNLEAYRTLIAKLGLRK